Part of the Paenibacillus sp. FSL R7-0273 genome is shown below.
AATGTTCAAAATGCTGACCAGGGAGCAACAATCGAGTTTAAACTGTTGCCTAGTCAACATTATCTTATATTTTGATTATTGTCACAACAACTAAATGCGGTGTAAGCTTGTTTCAAGAGATAAGGCGATTTTGTTACAAAATCCTCTTACTCACCCACTACAAAACAAAGGAAGCGAATGTATAATGAGCCAATCACAAGTCAAAACAGCCGTCATCACTGGTGCCGCAGGGGGTATCGGAAAAGAGCTTGCCCGCCGTCTGGCCGAACGTAAGCTGAATCTGGTTCTGGTCGATTTGAATGAGGAAGCGATTCATGCAGTTATTCAGGAGCTTGGCTTAAACGATTCTAATTCACTGGCTGTTACAGCCGATGTTTCCAAAGAGGAAGATGTGCAGAATTATGTGAATCAGGCGGTAGCAAAATTCGGAACGATTGATTATTTTGCCAATAATGCCGGGATTGAAGGTCCTACCGGGCTTGTGGAAGAGCTGAATGTGAAGTCGCTTGACCTGGTCTATAACGTCAATGTCCGCGGGGTATTTCTCGGGCTGCAATATGTCATTCCTGTAATGAAAAAGCAAAAATCCGGCGCGATCCTCAACACCTCCTCGCTGGCAGGCCTTATGGGTGCTCCGGGAATGTCTCCATATATTATGTCCAAGCATGCGGTGATCGGCCTGACCCGTGTAACCGCCAATGAGCTGGCACCGTTCGGTATCCGCGTCAATGCTGTACTGCCCGGAACTATTAATACGCAAATGATGCGCAAGATCGAGAACAATTCCGGCAGTGCCGACGGCTTCAAAGCAGCCAACGAGGCGGCAACACCAATGGGACGCTACGGGGAACCGGAGGAGGTTGCAGCCGTAATGAACTTCCTGCTCTCCGAAGAGGCTTCCTTCGTAACGGCTTCACTCTACACTGTTGACGGCGGAATGATTGCGCAATAAACAGCCGGACTGATGGAATAAGCTGTTCATAATATAAGAGCTGCTCTCAAAAAAGTGTCCTCCAGGGGGCACTTTTTTATATTTGGGTTTATACGGGAACGCCGCTTTTGGATAGTTATTCCTTAAAAAAGAAGGGGATTGCGGTTTCATGTCGAATTATAAATAAAAGCTAGACACTAAATACCAAATATGTTTGTAATTCTGAGGCGCCAGCTGATGAACAAAGGCAACTCCGCCGAAAGGCGGAAGACGCAAAGCCACCGGTCTAAACCGCTGTTACAGCGGCATGATAGCGGGGACGCTCATATAGTTTGGTTTTTTTGCTGTCTAAATAGGCCAAGGGAGAGTTGCGGACATGTAATACATAAAACGGACTGCTCAAAAAAATCAAACCAACAGAATTGGAGTTGTACTTATATGATCGCAGAAACTACGATGCACCCGGAATTCAACACTATTTTTATCAGCCTGCACGGCTTTGCCGAAGTAACGGAGACCATTAAAGAGGTGGATATTTTTGAAGCCCAAATGCCCCATCTGCCGCTTAAAGAGATGTCGCTGATTATTGACTGCTCGGATATGGCGCCTTTCAAGCCGGAAATCCTGCCGGTGCTGGAACGCTGCTACGTGTTGTATAACAGCTTTAAGCATGCCGTACTGGTTAACCCGGTCAAGGTGGTGGCGAAATCACAATTACAGCGTGTGGCGCCGAAAGCCGGATTTGAAGGGAAGTTTGTTGATACAGTAGATGAAGCATGGGCTATTGTAAAAGTTTAGCCAAAAGCACAAATACACTAACAAAGGTGGGCCGTTATGGTTAACGTAAGGATTGCAGGGACTGAAGTGTACCATCCGCCATTTAAAGTTAGCAATGAACAATTGGCTGAACAGGCTGGCGAGGCTGCGGATAAGCTTATTGGTATTTGGGAGTATTTTGGCCGCAAGGATCGTTATTATGCAGCTACGAATGAAGAAAACACGCTGTACATGGCAATAGAAGCCTCTAAGGCACTGCTGCGGAGCAGCGGGCTAAGACCCGAAGACCTCGACATGATCGTCGTCTCCTCGGGCACGCATGAGTACAGTGCTCCGACTGACGCAGCGCTCCTGCACCAGGCAATCGGCGGTAAGCATTCCTGCATCGTCTATGACAGCAATGCGAATTGTGTGGGGATGGTGGTTGCTGCCGATCAGGCGGCTCGTGCAATGATGACGAATCCGCGGGTGAGGTATGCGCTGGTTGTCGGCTCGGAGCAGATCGCCCGCTTTTATAAAGAAGGGGATTTGGCTTCAAAAGGGCTTTGCGGGGATGCGGCCTGCGCCGTTCTGCTGGAACGGGTGGAGGACGGCGAGTCCGGCCTGATTGATTCAGTGTATTATACCAATACACATAAGGCGGAAGATATGCTGTTCCCGTCCGGCGGGTTAGCCCGGATGTTCGATGACAGCCTGTCGCTGGAGGAGAAGAAGATTTATCTGCATCCGGAATATAACGTCAATGTGGCATTTCCGACTGCGGTTACCGGAATGGAGAAGCTGCTGGAAGAGCAGGGGTATGCCAAAAGCGAGGTTAAGCATTATATTCTGAGCCAGCTGAATCTGACCGTCATTAGGGAGATTGCCGGAATCCTCGGAGAGGATACCGCCAAATTCCCATACATCGGGGATATTTACGGCTATACCGGCACCAGCAGCCCGTTCATCGCCCTGCATCATGCCAGGAAGAACGGCACCATTGTACCTGGCGACTTATTCTTCTTATGGTCGGTAGGTGCGGGAATTACCAGCTGTGCTACACTATGGAGGCTATAACTGTACTATAATTAGTAAAGCTAAATGTGAATAGAAAGGGGCTGACTCAAAAGCGGTGCAAGCTGCCCGGGGTCAGCTCCTTTTTTGCGTTAAAAGCTTAGGTTACAGTACATTCATGCTGAGTCCGCGGTTCCGATCGCAATAGCGGGTGACAACGAAGCATCAAGCTGCTTCATCAGCTTCAGCAGATTGCCCTCTGACATGGCGATACAGCCTGCAGTCGGCTGGTCTGCACCCTTCCACACATGCAGAAAGATAGCACTGCCTTTGCCGGGAACGACCGGGTCTTCGTTATACTTGAGGACAATTGCATATTTGTACAGCGGATGAAGGAGGCGTTCATAAGAGCTCCAGCGCCTGTTCGGGTCACCTGTATAGGTTACCTGCTGGTTATACTCTGCGGATGAAGGATCATCTATCCAATAGTCATAGCTGCCTGTCCGGGTGTATGGGATGCTAAGCCCGTCGGGTCCGGCTGCAGAGCCGAAAGCCCCGCCAAGCGGATAGACCCCGGAGGGGGTGCGCTTATCGCCTTCCTTGGTTTTACCTATGCCGCCTGAGCCGAGGGTTACCGGTATGCCGGAG
Proteins encoded:
- a CDS encoding ketoacyl-ACP synthase III, which encodes MVNVRIAGTEVYHPPFKVSNEQLAEQAGEAADKLIGIWEYFGRKDRYYAATNEENTLYMAIEASKALLRSSGLRPEDLDMIVVSSGTHEYSAPTDAALLHQAIGGKHSCIVYDSNANCVGMVVAADQAARAMMTNPRVRYALVVGSEQIARFYKEGDLASKGLCGDAACAVLLERVEDGESGLIDSVYYTNTHKAEDMLFPSGGLARMFDDSLSLEEKKIYLHPEYNVNVAFPTAVTGMEKLLEEQGYAKSEVKHYILSQLNLTVIREIAGILGEDTAKFPYIGDIYGYTGTSSPFIALHHARKNGTIVPGDLFFLWSVGAGITSCATLWRL
- a CDS encoding SDR family NAD(P)-dependent oxidoreductase translates to MSQSQVKTAVITGAAGGIGKELARRLAERKLNLVLVDLNEEAIHAVIQELGLNDSNSLAVTADVSKEEDVQNYVNQAVAKFGTIDYFANNAGIEGPTGLVEELNVKSLDLVYNVNVRGVFLGLQYVIPVMKKQKSGAILNTSSLAGLMGAPGMSPYIMSKHAVIGLTRVTANELAPFGIRVNAVLPGTINTQMMRKIENNSGSADGFKAANEAATPMGRYGEPEEVAAVMNFLLSEEASFVTASLYTVDGGMIAQ
- a CDS encoding L,D-transpeptidase family protein; protein product: MHNTLYTHRRNLHAFLFLLLMLLPVALLFRNPQPASAAGFMASWPYKADRLESKQMVVVTAASARSQKGVLSLREKREGKWVTVLSGIPVTLGSGGIGKTKEGDKRTPSGVYPLGGAFGSAAGPDGLSIPYTRTGSYDYWIDDPSSAEYNQQVTYTGDPNRRWSSYERLLHPLYKYAIVLKYNEDPVVPGKGSAIFLHVWKGADQPTAGCIAMSEGNLLKLMKQLDASLSPAIAIGTADSA